One genomic region from Aminivibrio sp. encodes:
- a CDS encoding ferredoxin family protein: MTVHVNKRLCKGCGLCISVCPKNVYEISNETNRKGFTVVAAVRESDCIKCKRCEINCPDMALWIEE; this comes from the coding sequence ATGACCGTTCATGTAAACAAAAGGCTCTGCAAGGGGTGCGGCCTGTGCATTTCCGTCTGCCCCAAGAACGTATACGAAATCTCCAACGAGACGAACCGGAAAGGATTCACCGTGGTGGCGGCTGTGCGGGAATCAGACTGCATCAAGTGCAAGCGGTGCGAGATAAACTGCCCTGACATGGCGCTCTGGATCGAGGAGTAA
- the sucD gene encoding succinate--CoA ligase subunit alpha — protein MAILVDRTTRVLVQGITGKSGILQTKSLIDYGTAVVAGVTPGKAGTSVEGVPVFNFVEDAVKRVSPNAAISFVPPLFAKDAAMEAMEAGIKLLVLTMEGIPKHDVLDILSYASGRGVRILGPGTAGVISPGKCKLGAHPARMFTEGKVGVVSKSGALSYEVGKTLTDAGIGQSTVVALGGGPIWGTTQRDIVKLFNEDPETEIIVLLGEIGGGTEIAAAEYIAESVRKPVVSLIVGRAAPEGKSLGHAGAIIRGNKGTAASKMEALEKAGALLATTPAQVVEIIRKLG, from the coding sequence ATGGCCATACTTGTGGATCGCACTACGAGGGTTCTCGTCCAGGGAATCACCGGAAAGTCGGGCATTCTCCAGACGAAGTCCCTCATTGATTACGGCACCGCGGTGGTGGCCGGTGTCACCCCCGGGAAGGCCGGCACCTCCGTGGAAGGGGTTCCCGTGTTCAATTTCGTGGAGGACGCGGTAAAGCGGGTGTCGCCTAATGCGGCCATCAGCTTCGTCCCCCCCCTGTTCGCCAAGGACGCGGCCATGGAGGCCATGGAGGCCGGCATCAAGCTCCTGGTGCTCACCATGGAGGGAATTCCCAAGCACGATGTGCTGGACATCCTCTCCTACGCCTCCGGCAGGGGAGTGAGGATCCTCGGTCCCGGCACCGCCGGGGTCATCTCCCCGGGCAAGTGCAAGCTCGGCGCCCATCCCGCAAGGATGTTCACCGAAGGGAAGGTCGGCGTTGTGTCGAAAAGCGGCGCCCTCTCCTACGAGGTGGGGAAAACCCTCACGGACGCCGGCATCGGCCAGTCCACAGTGGTCGCCCTGGGCGGCGGACCCATCTGGGGAACCACCCAGCGGGACATAGTGAAACTCTTCAACGAGGACCCCGAGACGGAGATCATCGTCCTCCTCGGCGAGATCGGCGGCGGGACTGAGATTGCCGCTGCGGAATACATCGCCGAATCGGTCCGCAAGCCAGTGGTCTCCCTGATCGTGGGCCGTGCGGCCCCCGAGGGGAAATCCCTGGGCCACGCGGGGGCGATCATCCGGGGGAACAAGGGAACGGCGGCGTCGAAAATGGAAGCCCTGGAAAAAGCGGGGGCCCTTCTGGCCACCACGCCCGCTCAGGTTGTGGAAATAATCCGGAAGCTGGGGTGA
- a CDS encoding threonine/serine dehydratase: MTRIIGLQDIKAAAGRIAGKVRHTPILRGDKLDALWGAEVYFKPENLQLTGSFKVRGATNKILSLTDEERAKGIIASSSGNHAQGVAYAAKMLGIKATLVLPENAPKSKIEGTKAFGAEVILHGFDSIQRYKKLYEIKAEKGYTLVHSYDDPDLIAGQGTSGLEIMEDLPDVDTVVVPLGGGGLLAGVAAAIKETRPSVRVIGVEPAGIQRYAESRKAGKPVEVPMGATLADGLMITKTGEHNYPLIDKYVDEIVPASDEFICKALMEIVFKSKLLVEPSASVGVAAALEGSFKVKPGEKICFFLSGGNIDPDKLASFIAHETV, translated from the coding sequence ATGACACGGATTATCGGACTTCAGGACATAAAAGCAGCGGCCGGGAGAATCGCCGGCAAGGTGCGGCATACCCCCATCCTTCGGGGAGACAAACTTGATGCCCTGTGGGGCGCGGAGGTCTACTTCAAGCCGGAGAATCTCCAGCTTACGGGATCCTTCAAGGTCCGGGGAGCCACCAACAAGATCCTTTCCCTCACCGACGAGGAGCGGGCGAAGGGCATCATCGCCTCGTCCTCCGGGAACCACGCCCAGGGTGTGGCCTACGCTGCGAAGATGCTGGGCATCAAGGCTACCCTCGTTCTTCCCGAAAACGCCCCCAAGTCGAAGATCGAGGGCACGAAAGCCTTCGGTGCCGAAGTGATCCTCCACGGCTTCGATTCCATCCAGCGCTACAAGAAGCTCTACGAGATCAAGGCGGAGAAGGGCTACACCCTCGTTCATTCCTACGACGATCCTGACCTCATCGCGGGCCAGGGTACGTCGGGGCTCGAGATCATGGAAGACCTTCCCGACGTGGACACCGTGGTGGTGCCCCTTGGAGGAGGCGGCCTCCTCGCCGGAGTCGCCGCGGCCATCAAGGAGACCCGCCCTTCCGTGCGGGTGATCGGCGTGGAGCCGGCCGGCATCCAACGGTACGCCGAGAGTCGTAAGGCCGGGAAGCCCGTGGAGGTTCCCATGGGGGCCACCCTCGCCGACGGCCTCATGATCACCAAGACCGGGGAGCACAACTACCCCCTTATCGACAAGTACGTGGACGAGATCGTTCCCGCTTCCGACGAGTTCATCTGCAAGGCTCTCATGGAAATCGTCTTCAAGAGCAAGCTGCTCGTGGAGCCTTCCGCTTCGGTGGGAGTGGCGGCAGCCCTCGAAGGGAGCTTCAAGGTCAAGCCCGGGGAAAAGATCTGTTTCTTCCTTTCCGGCGGCAACATAGATCCCGACAAGCTGGCGTCATTCATAGCCCACGAAACGGTGTGA